Within Flavobacteriales bacterium, the genomic segment TCGATGCGGCTTGGTATACGCGCATCATCGGCGACTTGGTGCTCAAGACTCAGGTTCAATTCGGTTTCTTGGGGCAGTACAACCGCGAGTGGGGCTATTCGCCATTCGAGCGTTTTTACGTGGGTGGAGACGGTCTGCAAGGATTCGTGCTCGACGGTCGCGAGGTGATCGGACTGCGCGGGTATCCGAACAACTCGGTATCGCCCGTTAGTGGGGGTGTGATCTACGACAAATTCACTGCCGAACTGCGCTATCCGCTTACGTTGAACCCCAACTCAACCATCTATGGCCTGGTCTTTGCTGAAGGTGGTAATGCATGGGGTGACTTCCGAAACTTCAAGCCATTCGACATTAAGCGGGCCATGGGTCTGGGTGTTCGGATCTTTATGCCGATGTTCGGTATGCTCGGAGTGGACTTCGGTTACGGGTACGACCCTATTCGCACTAATTTTGGACCAGCCTCGCGTTGGCGAACGCACTTTATCTTAGGACAACAATTCTAATGAACATGAAAAAGATTGGGTTATTAATCATGGCCTTCGGCCTGATGGCCACTTCCGTCCAAGCTCAAAAGTTCGGGTATGTGGACACGAAGTACATTCTACAGAACATTCCGGACTACGACCAGGCTCAGGAGCAGTTGAATCAGTTGAGCGCACAGTGGCAAAAGGAGATCGAAGAGAAGTACGCCGAGATCGATCGCTTGTACGAAGCGTACAAGATGGAGAAGATCTTGTTGACGGATCAAATGAAAAAAGCCAGGGAACAGGAGATCCTACGCAAAGAAAAAGAGGCGAAAGAACTGCAGCAGAAACGCTTCGGCCCGCAGGGCGACCTCTTCAATAAGCGGCTCGAACTCGTGAAACCCATTCAGGATCAAATCTATAATGCGATCCAAGCACTGGCCGAGCGCGGTAATTACGCGGTCATATTTGATCGGAGCAGTGAGCTTCGTATGATATATGCCGATCCGAAGTACGATCTGAGTGATCGAATCCTCGACGATCTAGGATACGGTTATTAAAAACCTTGTGCGTGCGGGAAAAAACGATTTTCTTTGCACCTCTTCACAATTTAGAATCAAACACTTACAGATAGAAAAGATGAAAACGGCAATTAAAACTTTGGCACTTGGACTTATGATGGTTTTGGGAAGCACTGCTACCCAGGCGCAAGGCTCAAAGGTCGGACACATCAACGTGGATCAGTTGATCTCATTGATGCCCGAAACGAAAGAAGCTGAGAAAGCATTGCAAGCCTATGCCCAGTCGCTCGAGACCGATTTGACCGATATGCAGACCGAATTGCAAACCAAGGTCAATAAATTCCGCGCCAACGAAGCGGTGATGACCGAGCTCTCGAAAGAGAACAAGTACAAAGAGATCCAGGATTTGGATTCTCGCATTCAGGAATACCAGCAAAAGGCGCAGCAAGATCTTCAGAAGAAGGAGATGGAGCTTTTGACCCCTGTATTGGAGAAGGCGCAAAACGCCATCACCGAAGTGGCCACGGAAGGTGGGTTTGCCTACATCCTCGACAGCTCAAACAGCAAGGGGAACGTGATCTACCACGAGGGTGGAACCGACATTATGCCGTTGGTGAAGAAGAAACTCGGATTGCAGTAAGCACCGAAAATTAATTTTTTGGCCCTACGGGCCGATGCAGGAAATCCCGCCGCCGGTGGGATTTCTTATTTTAGCGCTCATGCATCGCGACCTACCCATCGGCATCTTTGACTCCGGCATCGGTGGACTCACCGTGGCCAGTGCCATCCGCTCGGAACTCCCGAACGAGTCGATCATCTATTTTGGCGATACCCTACACTTGCCCTATGGCGAAAAGCCACCGCACGACGTGCGGAAGTACTCCCTGAACATTGCTCGATTCTTGGCAGATTACCCGGTAAAGGCCATCGTGATCGCATGCAATACGGCCTCGGCCGTTGCGTATTCGGCCGTTAAGAAGCAACATCCGGAACTACCCGTTTTTAACGTTATTGATCCGGTCGTGAACGCCGTTGAAGCCGCTCCGAATCAGGTCGTAGGCGTCATAGGTACTCGAACGACCATTCGAAGTGGGGTGTACCGCAACAAACTTAAGGACAAGCATCCCAATCTTAAAACACACTCGGTTGCCACTCCTCTGTGGGCCCACATGATCGAAGAGGGGTTTTACCAAAATCAAATCTCGCGAACAGTACTCCATAAATACCTCGACGATCCGGCTTTGAAGACGGTGAATCAGCTCATTCTGGGGTGCACGCATTATCCGCTTATCGAGGAAGAGATCGATGAGTTTTACGCCGGACGAGTGACCATTTTGAACTCGGCTCGAATCGTAGCGTTGGAAGTGAAACAGCGCCTCGAGCAGCTCAATGGCCTTGCTCGTGAAGACAAAGGCACCGACCACTTTCTGGTGAGCGATTACACCAAGAGCTTTGAGCAAAGCGCCCGGGCGTTTTTTGGTGAGGCTATTCGACTCGAAGAAAAAGTTCTTAGTTGGCAGTGAGAAAAAGTGAATTCGAGGTTCGCCCAAGTGAATTTGGCATCTACCAAGTGAACTTCTGACGGAGTTGAATCCTTTTCCATTTGCAGCGGGCAAATGTACTCGCCCGAAGGGCGAATAGACTTCAGCGCAACCGAAATGGACTCGCGAAGCGAATTGTATGCGCCTGCGGCGCGATGAACAACTTCCGCGAACGGCCGGCTTATTGGGTA encodes:
- a CDS encoding OmpH family outer membrane protein, with protein sequence MNMKKIGLLIMAFGLMATSVQAQKFGYVDTKYILQNIPDYDQAQEQLNQLSAQWQKEIEEKYAEIDRLYEAYKMEKILLTDQMKKAREQEILRKEKEAKELQQKRFGPQGDLFNKRLELVKPIQDQIYNAIQALAERGNYAVIFDRSSELRMIYADPKYDLSDRILDDLGYGY
- the murI gene encoding glutamate racemase, producing the protein MHRDLPIGIFDSGIGGLTVASAIRSELPNESIIYFGDTLHLPYGEKPPHDVRKYSLNIARFLADYPVKAIVIACNTASAVAYSAVKKQHPELPVFNVIDPVVNAVEAAPNQVVGVIGTRTTIRSGVYRNKLKDKHPNLKTHSVATPLWAHMIEEGFYQNQISRTVLHKYLDDPALKTVNQLILGCTHYPLIEEEIDEFYAGRVTILNSARIVALEVKQRLEQLNGLAREDKGTDHFLVSDYTKSFEQSARAFFGEAIRLEEKVLSWQ
- a CDS encoding OmpH family outer membrane protein, coding for MKTAIKTLALGLMMVLGSTATQAQGSKVGHINVDQLISLMPETKEAEKALQAYAQSLETDLTDMQTELQTKVNKFRANEAVMTELSKENKYKEIQDLDSRIQEYQQKAQQDLQKKEMELLTPVLEKAQNAITEVATEGGFAYILDSSNSKGNVIYHEGGTDIMPLVKKKLGLQ